From a region of the Triticum aestivum cultivar Chinese Spring chromosome 7D, IWGSC CS RefSeq v2.1, whole genome shotgun sequence genome:
- the LOC123171348 gene encoding F-box protein At5g07610-like has protein sequence MSTPLDRIRPWEDGLKSTRIRSSSSPPSGSETAAERLTDDLLVEILSRVPGRSLCRFKCVSKHWLGLINDRTYRRKLPRTLTGFFLRDTTKEQLVHPVLPFTNLSGSRSRTSLTFLPNGRNTFLLDCCNGLLLYDVSSDGCKRRYVVCNPATEEM, from the exons atgtccacACCGCTGGATCGAATTCGCCCGTGGGAGGACGGACTCAAATCAACTCGGATCAG GTCATCCTCTTCTCCTCCCAGCGGGAGCGAGACGGCGGCCGAGAGACTCACCGACGACCTCCTCGTCGAGATACTCTCGCGCGTGCCCGGCAGGTCGCTCTGCCGCTTCAAGTGCGTCTCCAAGCACTGGCTCGGCCTCATCAACGACCGCACCTACCGCCGGAAGCTCCCCCGGACCCTGACCGGCTTCTTCTTGAGGGACACCACGAAGGAGCAATTGGTACATCCAGTTCTTCCTTTCACCAATTTATCCGGGAGCCGCAGTCGCACCAGTCTCACCTTCCTGCCCAACGGCCGAAACACCTTTCTTTTGGACTGCTGCAATGGCCTCCTTCTCTATGACGTATCTTCCGATGGTTGCAAGCGCCGTTACGTCGTGTGCAATCCTGCCACGGAGGAAATGTGA